AAGCCTTACGCAAAAAAGACAGagaaataaataaaacaaaaaaataaaataaaaaaaagattatattttgcagctaaaaattaatttttcaaaAGAAACTAGTTTTGAAACCCaatataacatcaacaaaaagatAAACGAAGCTATCTCACCATGCCATTCCTCTTAAATAATAAGCATTTGCTATGATAGCACAAAACCCTTTCCATTGCAGCTTTATCTCATCTGAAACCGGAGACGTTGGAGACCACCGAACTACGGTAGGTTGAGGAGTACACAATATAGTTATAAAGATGATACTCAACCACAATATACACTCGTTCACCTATGTCACAAACAATTAGTAaattaaatagaaaaaaaaatcgGAAAATGAACAAACTTGTTTGCGGGTCAACCCAGTCTGTACTAAAAATGATTAACATtggtacaaaaaaaaaaatcgcgAACCTTACCTCCTCATAACTAATCTTGGATTTTAGACTAGTACCTCCTCCATAGGTTTGCATTTCCTCAATTTCAATGCTGGATTCTTTCATATTTGTAAGTTCTTTACGTAAGCCTTCATCGGTACACCCCAACGCGTACGCGTTTACCCCAGCGCTAATGAATTCCTAATCAAATATTTTGTTAGAAACAAGTTAGTGACATAAATAGATGATCTGAGTTCACAATGAATAAATATGAAGTGACCTTACTTTTAGATTGTCGCCTCCGCCTTTGTCGATGAAATTTCGGTATCTCTTAAACAAGCTGATTGCTATGTTTCGGGATGATCGGTACTCCTCATCATCCGAAGAAACCGAGTCTTGTTGTTGACACTAGGACAATTACAATACCCAATTTTGGTCAAAATAGAGTAGATGTAGGCTATTTCAACACCTTTATATATAAAAAACGGGTCGATACAGGTCGTATTTGTTTGATAACAGGTTAAAAaggtaaaatataaaaaaaatctaaaattaaacACTTGAAAGCCGTCTAACATGTATTCAAATGCTTACCACTTACAGTATTGTCTTAACAAAGAGACCATTAATCATGTAAAATACTTCAATAActtgaaaaaaataataacaataaaaaaggATGCTGACCCGACTGCCAGATTCAACCCCGCACATAAAACGAGACATTTTAACCCGTTACTCAACTCATTCAGCGTGTTGGTACTTACTAGCAATCTCTTGGATGTTGTTTGGTGTGACGGGTGATGAATTTTGTCACGGGTAAAGCCTTTCCATGAGATGGGCGAAATCTGAAATGCATTGCTGCAACATCCTTTTGCCACCACACAAGAATTTACCGAAACATTTGTAAGTTTACACGGGGTAATGGGCTCGAGCCTAGTGCAAGTATCTGAAATGGTGCACAACTTGTTGATAGCTCCTGGATTTTGAGTCATCAACATGGTTTAACCATGATATAACGCTACCTTCAAAAAGTTCAAAGCTTTGGTTCAAAATTAACTAATATAAAATACATATGCATTTATATACAATAGCCTTTTAATTTAAAGCATAGTTATCAAAGGCGCTAGGCGCACTCAATGCGCATAGGCCTTGCCTAGAGTCGCAAAAAAGGTGAGGGACTGAGAAAAAAAAGCGaacctaaaataaaaaaaaataaaaaatatattatgtataaGAAAAATACTACTATTCtgcaaataaaataaacaaaagctacaatataataattaatatcatttatttagtaccaaaagttctaaaataGTCAAGATTAAAATGTAATTCCAAAACTTGAGTAATAAAATGTTCAAAGTAAGTACCAAAATGTTCAAAACATGTAATCCAAAAGTTCAAAAAGTAATATATAGTAAGGGTTCAAATGATCACTGTTCTTCATCAGTCATCAAGACCCtcagaccacccgtagtggggcagTATTTGGGCGTGATTTGCCTCAAAAACGCCCCAAAAACGCCCACGCACCGCCCCCGGGGGCGTTTTTCTTCAAAAATTGGGTTGAGGCGTGCTAAATTAAACGCCGGATCAAGATTTTGTTGGTCAATCACAGGTATCCTTCTTTTTGTTTGGCCAATACCTTTTttttgatagttttttttttatttaattctttacaccccttttaacataatgccccacaatgcccacatctccactacacccattttagaaaaacgccccataatgccccattgctgactggacCGCCACATAGAAGATAATGCCCAAGGGTCTTCctttaccactacacatggtctcaACAGTACCATCAGATGTGTGGTCAACTTCATTAAACGAGGGCCTAGGAACTAGAAGCGCACACACTCTTGATCAAAGACAAGACAAAATCAAAGAGCATTCCCcaattaggggctgtttggcaacttctgaatgattaagtgctaaaccagcaagaggtctgaatcattaagtgttgaaccagtaagaggtctgaaccattaagagctagtataatgtttaaccgttcagaggcaaatgtctggccaattcagattagaggtcttaacaaTTCAGACTCAGTaaaatgcttaaccattcagaggcaaatgtatgaaccattcagacatctgctcgcgaaacaaacagtctgaaccattaagttctgaaccagtaagaggtctggaccattaagagcctcattaacaggtaaacaaacagccccttagtgaATGTTCATAGACATTTGGAttaaatttctttttgtttttcgaATGGCATATAAATATAGAAACATGCCAGCAAGGAGCTTAAACACCCAAACAATTACAAAATCACATCCCGAATATTGAAATCAAAGGCCAAAATGACTGTGTAAATTCTTATTATGGTCAAGCTATCATATTGATCATTAACTTACCGTTTTAG
This is a stretch of genomic DNA from Helianthus annuus cultivar XRQ/B chromosome 16, HanXRQr2.0-SUNRISE, whole genome shotgun sequence. It encodes these proteins:
- the LOC110915211 gene encoding uncharacterized protein LOC110915211, with product MLMTQNPGAINKLCTISDTCTRLEPITPCKLTNVSVNSCVVAKGCCSNAFQISPISWKGFTRDKIHHPSHQTTSKRLLCQQQDSVSSDDEEYRSSRNIAISLFKRYRNFIDKGGGDNLKEFISAGVNAYALGCTDEGLRKELTNMKESSIEIEEMQTYGGGTSLKSKISYEEVNECILWLSIIFITILCTPQPTVVRWSPTSPVSDEIKLQWKGFCAIIANAYYLRGMAWLPVKTLQMEQMAVVGRSEEPSVVASRMRLVFSTLEVVSPQWPRV